DNA sequence from the Falco peregrinus isolate bFalPer1 chromosome 1, bFalPer1.pri, whole genome shotgun sequence genome:
AATCCGGAGCGCCCAAATAAACAACACGCGCCGAGAGCCGgagcggcgggagcggcggccaATGGCGGCTCCCCGGCCCTGCAGAGAGGCACCGAGAGCGGGCAAAGGTCGCGGGCCCGTCGCCCAATGGGctgcgcggcggggcggggcgagaAGTTGAGGTACCCAATGGGCGGCGcgcgccggcggggcggggacTACGGGCAGCCAACTGGCAGCCCGCCCGAGCGCGCCGGAGGGAGCGGCCGCCAGTGGCGGCGTTCgagccgcggcggcggcggccaaTGAGCGTGGTGCCCGGGAGCGGTGGGCGGCGGGCCGAGCCAATGGGCGTGCGGCGGGGGTGGGCGACGGGCGGTGGCGGCCAATGGGTGCGGCAGGGCGGGGCGGAGCTGctggcgcggggcggggcggcgctgcgcggggccggggcggcggcggcggcagcggcggcggcggcgccatGGAGCtgggggcgggcgcgggggcgggcgcgggcCCCGGCGCGCGGGGTGGTGCGGAGTCGGGCCgcgtcctgctgctgctgatgggcggcggcggcgcgggccgggcgcggcggggcggcgcggagACGGAGGCAGAGCCGGGTCCCGGTGCCGGCCCGGGAGGGCCCGAGGCGGCGCGGAGTCCCGAGCCGCGCTCCCCACCCGCCCCCGACTACGAGGCGCTGCCGCAGGGCGCCGCCGTCTCTACGCACATGCTGGCGGGCGCCGTGGCGGGCGTTATGGAGCACTGCGTGATGTACCCCGTCGACTGCGTCAAGGTGCCGGCACCGGtggggggcgcggcggggccgcgaAGGGGGCGGTGGACTGGGGCCTGGCGGGGGAGGGaggcgggggctgccccggctaggccgcgccgggcccgcgGGGGTGACGGCCGTCCGCCGGGGCCTTGTGTTGCAGACGCGGATGCAGAGCCTGCGGCCGGAGCCCGCCGCCCGCTACCGGAACGTGCTGGAGGCCCTGTGGCGCATCGCCCGCACCGAGGGGGTCTGGCGACCCATGCGGGGCCTGAACATCACCGCCACCGGCGCCGGCCCAGCCCACGCCCTCTACTTCGCCTGCTACGAAAAGTTAAAAAAGACGCTGAGCAACGTTATCCACGCGGGGGGCAATAGCCATGTGGCCAACGGTACTGCTCCCGACGCCCCGCCGGGCCGTGGGGGCTACCgggggccgccccccgccgggccgggccggggagcGGGGTGGGGAGcggcagggagggctgggccCGTCCCACTGGGCCGCGGGGCATCAGCCCCTGCGGGGCCGGGGTGCCACGGCCCCGCCGAAGCCCTGCGCTCTCCCCATCTGCCAGCTGGCTGCACGGTGCCTGCTGGCCTGGCACCGGGCAGGGGGACGTGCTGGTCCCGCACCTGCCATGGCCGCTTCCAGGTGTCTGGCTCGAAGCAGGTCAGTGGCCCCGGCTCGGAAGGGTACCGGTGGACGGGAGCTGCCCGCAGATGAGCTGGGACCGGCCGCGGCCCCATGGGTTGGTCGTGCCCAAGCTCGCCCCAGGAGTGCCACATGGTTTTGGAGCCCATCGCGCCTCGGTGCCCGTTACTCGTCTCATGGAGCCGCCACGGTGGGGAAGGCGtggggctgaggggagcggggcaCAGCGTGCCCTCGGCAGGCGTGTGCCGGAGTGCCGGCGCATGTCTCTGCTGTGGGGCTTGGGGACACTGGCCATCCTCGGGGCCCCTGCCAGCAGGTGGCATTGGCCTGTCCCCCAAGGGCTGGGCCCGAGTAAGTCCCGGTCAGCCCACAGGACTTGACAGCCTGTCACAatcctctccctctctttcttgAGCTCTCTCCGGGTGGGAACTGCTGAGGACTGGCCAGCCTCTTGGAGGGGAGACGGAAGCCGCTTTCATATCTCGCCCTCTTCCAGGGGCCTCCTCCTGTCCCTCGGCAGGGGACTCGGGGCTGTGGTGGAGCCTCGGGGTCCctcacacacgcacacccccccTCACATGTGGCAGTTCTTGTTTTGCAGGTGCAGCCGGGTGTGTAGCAACGTTGCTCCACGATGCAGCCATGAACCCTGCCGAAGGTAACGATGGTCCTGGCCTGCCAGGGAGGGGAGGATCAGGGTCTGCCCAGGCCGCTTGGGTCCCCTCTGCGGCATGGAGGGTGCTTTCCTCAGTGCTTACCCAACTGCAAGGAACCGCTGGGGGCTGTGGCTCTGGTTAGGGAGCCCTGTGGCTGCCCATTATGGTGGGGGTAGGTAGAAGAGATTAATTCTGGGGACCACAGCAAACCCCAGTTTCTGAGGAGCCAGGAGGGCACCAGCCTTTCACCTAGGGGTTTGGCTgagcaggagaaaagggaagagaggtGTGATCTGTACCACTGAAGTTATTCTCAGTGTGTGGGAATTTGGCATTACTGTGGTGAGATCTCAGAAAGATGTGGTATAGTTCTGGGCCTGTGTTCAAGAAGGAAGTGAAAAGAATGGGGTATGAGAAGCATGCTTGAGATGTCAGGAGAAGGGAGATCTTTTCTTGTGGAATGTCTGGGTCTGGAAGGTACCTATTTTCTTGAGCCTGGTATGTAtgaaaaaggcagagggagtTTGTAATTATTACAACTTCTGTGAACAtggtgggagaaggaggaatAACAAGGAAAGGCCAGTCatgaacacattttttcttcttaaaacgAGGGCTTGTGACAGTGCAGGTTCCAGCTGATCTGGgcccagcaaggcttctgccagcccactgcctggctggggccctgaggagcaggcagctgcatggCCAGATTGTTATCATTCCTTCCCTGGAGCCCGGCTTCTTATCACAGCTGTAGCTGTTGTATCATTTTTAGCTTCTTGTGGCCCTGTAGAAATAGAGggaggcaggacagcagcagacTGCACTCTGGGCTTTCCCGCCCTACTTTTGGATGTGTTGAGGGCATCTGGTTGTTGCCCCGGagtggctgcatttcagcagcagctgctaaCGATCACTGGCTGGTGGGCTCTGCGATGTGCTGTGGTTATTCTGGGCTACATTGGGGGTGGTTGGGGAGAGACAGGCTTGTCCAAATTGAGGGCTGTCTGGAAGATAATAGATGGAAGGGGGTGCTTCTGACTGCACAGTAGCTCTGCAGTGGTGGATGGGGAGACATCGGTCATTTGGGAGCGAGGGTGGATGTGTACAATAAGTGCCTGGGTATTGGGATGTTTGCTGGGGTTGCCGCAGCTGTGGGGCTTGCAGGTGGTCCAGCAGATATAAACGGCTGCAGTCCTGCCTGCGGGACATGTAGGGCACTGCTGGTCTGAGTTGTCCATCATTAGCTCTTAAGCCAGCGTGACCAAACTCCGGGCACCTGGGAGGAAACCTGGCTGTGCACTTAcccttctctccccttttcccctccGTGCCTGGGTCcgggctgctgctgttggctgcTGCCGTCTGTCCCAAGTGGTCAAGCAGAGGATGCAGATGTACAACTCGCCTTACCAGCGTGTGACGGACTGTGTGCGGGCTGTGTGGCGCAACGAAGGGGCTGGAGCTTTCTACCGCAGCTACACCACCCAGCTCACCATGAACATCCCCTTCCAAGCCATTCACTTCATGACCTACGAGTTCTTGCAAGAGCAGCTCAACCCCCACAGACAGTACAACCCAGGCTCCCATGTGGTCTCTGGAGCCTGCGCAggggctgttgctgctgctgccactacACCTTTGGACGTTTGCAAAACACTGCTCAACACCCAGGAGTCCCTGGCCTTGAGCTCCAACATCAGCGGACACATCACAGGCATGGCCAATGCCTTCAGGACGGTGTACCAAGTGGGTGGCGTGACCGCCTACTTCAGAGGGGTACAGGCAAGAGTCATTTATCAGATGCCCTCAACAGCAATTGCTTGGTCCGTGTACGAGTTCTTCAAATACATCCTCACCAAGCGCCAGGAGGAGCGGCGGGCTGGGAAGTGATCCAGAGCCAAATGCTGTTCCAGACCTGCTTCACCTCCCCCCCTGGTTTGTCTTCTGACCCCTCTcccttttggtttggtttgtgttgaCAAGAGGGGGCAGCGAAGCCCTTTGGGGTTTAGTGATGCCAGTTTttgcctgtggctgctgcagttCTGCTCAGGCAGCGCGGCTTGTTCTCTCCCAGGGTAGTCCAAGATgtcctgctgggagctgcagccccgGTCACATCCTCTGGCACTTCAGTGGAGCTGTGCTCCTGTTCTTCCCTTAACCAAAGCCTCCTCTCATGCAAATTGCCCCTCCTCTGAGGAGAAGGTGAATGTCCTACCTTGCCTCTGGCAGGGCCAAGCTGAGCTCACAGCCACCaaggagggggcagggaggtggcacTGGCCGGTATGCTGGGGGCTTTGTCTGGCTCTTGGCTGAAGCAAAGCATAAGCCTTGCCGTTGTCTTGTAGCACGCACACGTGATGCTGACTGCCccggtggtggtggggaggggaggggaggatggCACTTGAGGGGAGACtgtaggtttggttttgttcctgctCTTGACACTTCCAATAAAAACAGTTCTGCTCTATCCTCATGGCCCTTTCTTATCCCACATGGCCCAGCTCCCAACACTGCGCCTTTCTGACTGGGCCCAGTGCTGAGCTGATAGGTGCCAGGGGGTGAAGGGAAGCGGCGTCtgggggtggcagtgggaggaGAGGGCCTGCCTGGCTCAGCCACCCTGGCCATCTGCAGGGAGGAAGGTGGTCCCCATCCCCTTTGGCTTGTGGCCCATTGCTTGCTGCTGGCGTGAGTTGTGACCGCACCGGAGAAGCTGAGGTTCATGCTCCTTGGCCAGGCAGTCCTGCACCCTCAGTCTTACCAGGAATCCTGAGGATGCTTCCAAACTGCTCCAAACAGGTGTTGGCAGGAGGGTCCTGGGTTGTGTGTGTCAGGAACA
Encoded proteins:
- the SLC25A28 gene encoding mitoferrin-2, which codes for MGAAGRGGAAGAGRGGAARGRGGGGGSGGGGAMELGAGAGAGAGPGARGGAESGRVLLLLMGGGGAGRARRGGAETEAEPGPGAGPGGPEAARSPEPRSPPAPDYEALPQGAAVSTHMLAGAVAGVMEHCVMYPVDCVKTRMQSLRPEPAARYRNVLEALWRIARTEGVWRPMRGLNITATGAGPAHALYFACYEKLKKTLSNVIHAGGNSHVANGAAGCVATLLHDAAMNPAEVVKQRMQMYNSPYQRVTDCVRAVWRNEGAGAFYRSYTTQLTMNIPFQAIHFMTYEFLQEQLNPHRQYNPGSHVVSGACAGAVAAAATTPLDVCKTLLNTQESLALSSNISGHITGMANAFRTVYQVGGVTAYFRGVQARVIYQMPSTAIAWSVYEFFKYILTKRQEERRAGK